In a genomic window of Fibrobacter sp.:
- the folK gene encoding 2-amino-4-hydroxy-6-hydroxymethyldihydropteridine diphosphokinase, with protein sequence MDSLERVFVALGSNIPDRSAHLNEGREMLRKISAGGWKESPIYETPPVGPEGQGPYFNQVISFWYSGTSSRLLNYLKGAEFVLGRKPRGHWNSREIDLDLLYFGKEVRKGVPNLPHPQIVNRQFVLVPLNDVAPEWEDPQMGFEVKDMLANLLVKEEKIPFRVITSEEP encoded by the coding sequence GTGGATTCATTAGAACGTGTATTTGTAGCCCTGGGATCGAATATTCCAGATCGCTCTGCGCATTTGAACGAAGGTCGAGAGATGCTTCGTAAGATTTCTGCTGGCGGTTGGAAAGAAAGTCCTATTTACGAAACCCCTCCGGTTGGTCCGGAAGGCCAGGGTCCTTATTTTAACCAGGTTATATCGTTCTGGTACTCTGGTACGTCATCACGTTTGCTGAATTATTTGAAAGGTGCAGAATTTGTTTTAGGCCGTAAGCCCCGTGGGCATTGGAATTCCAGAGAAATTGATCTGGACTTGCTGTATTTCGGCAAGGAAGTTCGCAAAGGTGTGCCTAATTTACCTCATCCGCAGATTGTTAATCGCCAGTTTGTCCTGGTTCCGCTCAATGATGTGGCTCCCGAATGGGAAGATCCTCAAATGGGCTTTGAAGTCAAGGACATGTTGGCAAATCTCCTCGTCAAAGAGGAGAAGATTCCGTTCCGCGTAATAACCTCGGAGGAACCTTAA
- a CDS encoding deoxynucleoside kinase: MLTEKGVHFLAIEGVIGVGKSSLAKIIADRWKAVLIEENFAENPFLEKFYQNREAYAFQTQLFFLLDRHKQLQNSALQSDLFHDLLVSDYTYEKDQIFAAQNLQESEYAMYEQVATTLNKGIPHPDLVVYLQASVPTLLNRIHGRGRAMEKSIEGSYLQSLMDRYDHHFWNYPYCPVLIINTDNIDFVHNESHLNLVLDAIAACPRQTTYFVPEGK, from the coding sequence ATGCTGACTGAAAAAGGTGTTCATTTTTTAGCCATCGAAGGTGTTATTGGTGTGGGTAAGTCTTCTCTCGCGAAGATTATTGCCGACCGTTGGAAAGCTGTGCTTATCGAGGAAAACTTTGCCGAGAATCCGTTCCTGGAAAAGTTCTACCAGAATAGGGAAGCCTACGCCTTCCAGACCCAGCTGTTCTTCTTGCTGGACCGTCACAAGCAGCTTCAGAACTCCGCTCTCCAGAGCGACTTGTTCCACGACTTGCTGGTGAGTGACTACACCTACGAAAAGGACCAGATTTTCGCTGCCCAGAACTTGCAGGAAAGCGAGTACGCCATGTACGAACAAGTGGCTACAACCTTGAACAAAGGTATCCCGCATCCTGACCTGGTGGTTTACCTGCAGGCAAGCGTTCCTACTCTTTTGAACCGTATCCATGGTCGTGGCCGTGCCATGGAAAAGTCCATTGAAGGCTCTTATTTGCAGTCTTTGATGGATAGATATGACCATCATTTCTGGAATTATCCGTATTGCCCGGTCTTGATTATCAATACCGACAATATTGATTTTGTCCACAATGAAAGTCATCTAAATCTTGTGTTGGATGCAATTGCAGCCTGCCCGAGACAAACGACCTATTTCGTTCCAGAAGGTAAATAA